TGACAACTGCTTTACAACAACCGTCGCTCTCGAGCCAATGCATGGCCGAGTTCATGGGGACTGCGCTGCTGATTTTTTTCGGTACAGGCTGCGTTGCCGCCCTCAAGGTGGCGGGTGCCAGCTTCGGACTGTGGGAAATCAGCATCATCTGGGGGATTGGCGTCAGCATGGCGATCTACCTCACCGCCGGCGTTTCCGGCGCGCACCTCAACCCTGCCGTGAGCATCGCGCTGAGCATTTTCGCTGACTTCGAAAAGCGCAAACTGCCTTTCTATATCTTCTCCCAAGTGGCCGGCGCCTTCTGCGGGGCACTATTGGTTTACACGCTGTACAGCAACCTTTTCTTCGATTTCGAACAAGCCCAGCAAATGGTTCGTGGCACCCAGGCCAGCCTTGAATTGGCCTCGGTGTTCTCAACCTTTCCCAATCCTGCCCTGTCCACCGCTCAGGCCTTTTTGGTGGAAGTGATCATCACCGCCCTCCTGATGGGCGTGATCATGTCGCTGACCGATGACAACAATGGCCTGCCCAAAGGGCCGCTGGCACCGCTGCTGATCGGCCTGCTGATTGCCGTGATTGGCAGTTCGATGGGGCCGCTGACCGGTTTCGCGATGAACCCGGCCCGTGACTTCGGTCCTAAACTAATGACTTTCTTCGCAGGCTGGGGTGAAATTTCCTTCACTGGCGGGCGCGATATCCCGTACTTCCTGATCCCGATTTTTGCACCGATTGTCGGTGCCTGCCTCGGTGCCGCAGCTTATCGCGGGCTGATTGCCCGTCATCTGCCCGGCGCCATACCTGCTACAAAGGATGCAGCACCGGCCATTGACGGCAAACCCAGAACGTCTTGAAACCGTTGGCGCGTGATCCTGCCGCTGTGGCCCCGCGCCTGATCTCACTTCCTAATTTTCGTCCAAGGCAATCGACATGACCGACACACAGAATAAGAACTACATCATTGCCCTCGATCAGGGCACGACCAGCTCCCGCGCGATCATTTTCGACCGCGACGCGAACGTGGTCTGCACCGCCCAGCGCGAATTCGCACAGCACTACCCACAGGCCGGTTGGGTCGAACATGACCCCATGGAAATCTTCGCCACCCAAAGCGCCGTGATGGTCGAGGCTTTGGCTCAAGCCGGCCTGCATCACGATCAAGTCGCGGCCATCGGCATCACCAACCAGCGCGAAACCACCGTGGTCTGGGACAAGATCACTGGCCGCCCGATCTACAACGCGATCGTCTGGCAGTGCCGCCGCAGCACCGAAATCTGCCAGCAGCTCAAGCGCGATGGCCACGAGCAATACATCAGCGACACCACTGGCCTGGTCACCGACCCGTACTTCTCCGGCACCAAACTCAAGTGGATCCTCGACAACGTCGAAGGCAGCCGTGAGCGTGCCCGCAAGGGTGAACTGCTGTTCGGCACCGTCGACAGCTGGTTGATCTGGAAATTCACCGGCGGCAAGGTGCACGTCACCGACTACACCAACGCCTCACGCACCCTGCTCTTCAACATCCACACGCTGGAGTGGGACGCGAAAATGCTGCAAGTCCTCGACATCCCGCGCGAGATGCTGCCGCAAGTTAAGTCCTCGTCCGAAATCTACGGCCACACTAAAAGTGGCATCGCCATTGGCGGTATTGCCGGCGACCAGCAAGCCGCCCTCTTCGGCCAGATGTGCGTCGAACCAGGCCAGGCGAAAAACACCTACGGCACCGGCTGCTTCCTGCTGATGAACACCGGCGACAAAGCCGTGAAATCCAGGCACGGCCTGCTGACCACCATCGCTTGCGGCCCGCGCGGCGAAGTGGCCTATGCGCTGGAAGGCGCGGTGTTCAATGGTGGTTCCACCGTGCAGTGGCTGCGTGACGAACTGAAGATCATCAACGATGCCCACGACACCGAATACTTCGCCAACAAGGTCAAGGACAGCAACGGCGTGTACCTGGTACCGGCCTTCACCGGTCTGGGCGCTCCGTACTGGGACCCGTATGCCCGTGGCGCGCTGTTCGGCCTGACTCGCGGCGTACGCGTGGATCACATCATTCGCGCAGCCCTGGAGTCGATTGCCTACCAGACCCGTGACGTTCTGGACGCCATGCAGCAGGATTGTGGCGAACGCCTGAAAGCTTTGCGCGTGGACGGCGGCGCGGTGGCGAACAATTTCCTGATGCAATTCCAGGCCGACATTCTCGGCACTCAGGTCGAGCGCCCGCAAATGCGCGAAACCACCGCGTTGGGCGCGGCTTACCTGGCGGGCCTGGCGTGCGGCTTCTGGGGCAGCCTGGAGGAGTTGCGCGACAAGGCCGTGATCGAGCGCGAGTTCGAGCCGACGCTGGACGAAACCGCGAAGGAAAAACTCTACGCCGGCTGGAAAAAAGCCGTCAGCCGCACGCGGGACTGGGAACCGCACGAAGGCGCTGAATAAACCAAGGCCGGAGTTCGTATCCGGTTGTAACTGGTAGGGAGCGGATTCCTGCGGCATCATGGGCAAATTTTGCATGGCAGCCCAAAGGAAGCCCCATGAATCTGCCTCCCCGTCAGCAGCAAATCCTCGAACTGGTCCGCGAACGCGGCTATGTCAGCATTGAGGAAATGGCTCAGCTGTTCGTCGTTACACCGCAAACCATCCGCCGCGATATCAATCAACTGGCAGAAGTCAATCTGTTGCGTCGCTACCACGGCGGCGCAGCCTATGATTCCAGTGTCGAAAACACCGCCTACGCCATGCGCGCCGATCAGATGCGTGATGAAAAGCAACGTATTGGCGAAGCCATTGCCGCGCAGATTCCCGATCACGCCTCGCTGTTCATCAACATCGGCACCACCACCGAATCCATCGCTCGAGCGCTGCTCAACCACAACCACCTGAAGATCATCACTAACAACCTGCACGTCGCTTCGATGCTCAGCGCCAAAGACGATTTCGACGTGCTGCTGACAGGCGGCAACGTACGGCGTGACGGCGGTCTGGTCGGGCAGGCCAGCGTCGATTTCATCAACCAGTTCAAGGTCGACTTTGCCCTGGTCGGCATCAGCGGTATCGATGAAGACGGCAGCCTGCTGGATTTCGATTATCAGGAAGTACGGGTATCCCAGGCGATCATCGCCAACGCCCGTCAAGTAATCCTCGCGGCGGACTCCAGCAAATTCGGACGCAACGCCATGATTCGCCTGGGCCCGATCAGCCTGATCGATTGCCTGGTCACTGATCAGCAGCCTTCGCCGGCCCTGACGCAGTTGTTGAGCCAGCACAAGATTCGGTTGGAAGTGGTTTAACCCCCCCCGACTCTCGTTCCCACGCTCTGCGTGGGAATGCCGCCTGGGACGCTCCGCGTCCCACCTCAAGCGCTGACGCAGAGCGTCTATTGATGCATTCCCACGCAGAGCGTGGGAACGATCTGTGCGCAAATGTTCGAAAATTTTCCTTTAACTGCCCTTCGATCAGTATTTTCAATCGAAGGTGGCTGGTTGCGCGCGTCTTTATGGGCTAATATTTTCGTAAATGAACATTGATGTTCGAATTACAATATAGAAATTCAAAAGCCCGAGGCCAGCCGATGCCCACTTCTACCTTGCCTACGCCCCCTCTCGCCGAGGTTTACGATATCGCCGTCATCGGTGGTGGGATCAATGGCGTGGGGATCGCAGCGGATGCCGCCGGTCGCGGTCTTTCGGTATTCCTTTGCGAAAAGGATGATCTGGCCAGCCACACCTCGTCTGCCAGCAGCAAGCTGATCCACGGCGGCCTGCGCTACCTCGAACATTACGAATTCCGCCTGGTGCGCGAAGCCCTCGCCGAACGCGAAGTGCTGCTGGCGAAGGCGCCGCACATCGTCAAACAAATGCGCTTCGTGTTGCCACACCGTCCGCACTTGCGGCCCGCCTGGATGATCCGCGCCGGCCTGTTCCTTTATGATCACCTCGGCAAACGGGAAAAACTCAAAGGCTCGAAAAGCCTGAAGTTCGGTCCGGACAGCGTACTGAAAAGCGAAATCACCCAAGGCTTCGAATATTCCGATTGCTGGGTTGATGACGCACGCCTGGTCGTACTGAACGCCATGGCCGCCCGCGAGAAAAGCGCTCATGTCCACACCCAAACCCGTTGCGTCGGTGCTCGTCGCACCAAAGGCCTGTGGCATCTGCACCTGGAACGCGCCGATGGCAGCCTGTTTTCGATCCGCACCAAAGCGCTGGTGAATGCAGCCGGCCCGTGGGTCGCCAAGTTCATCCGCGACGACCTGAAGATGGAATCGCCCTATGGCATTCGACTGATACAAGGCAGCCATTTGATCGTGCCGAAACTGTATGAAGGCGAACACGCGCACATTCTGCAGAATGAAGATCAACGCATCGTCTTCACCATTCCGTACCTGAACCACTTCACCCTGATCGGCACCACCGACCGCGAGTACACCGGCGACCCGGCGAAAGTTGCAATCACCGAAGGCGAAACCAATTACCTACTCAAAGTGGTCAACGCCCACTTCAAGAAGCAACTCAGCCGCGACGATATCCTGCACAGCTATTCCGGTGTTCGTCCGCTGTGCAACGACGAATCCGACAACCCGTCGGCCGTCACCCGCGACTACACCCTGGCGTTGTCGGGCAGTGCCGAAGAAGCGCCGCTGCTGTCAGTGTTCGGCGGCAAACTGACGACTTACCGCAAACTGGCCGAATCGGCGCTGGCGCAACTGGCCCCCTACTTCACGCACATCCAGCCAAGCTGGACCGCCAGCGCTACCCTGCCTGGCGGCGAAGACATGACCACCCCGCAAGCCTTGAGCTCGCGGATTCGCGACCAATTCGACTGGCTGCCCACCGAGATCGCCCGTCGCTGGGCCACCAGTTACGGCAGCCGCACCTGGCGCATGCTCGAACGCGTGGAAAAACTCAGTGACCTGGGCGAACACCTCGGCGGCGGCCTCTACACCCGCGAAGTCGATTACCTGTGCAGCGAAGAATGGGCGACCACTGCCGAGGACATCCTATGGCGCCGCACCAAGCTTGGGTTGTTCACGACGTCGGCAGAACAGCAAAAACTTAAGGAATACTTGAACAAGGTCGAACAGAACCGCCGCAAGATCGAAGCGGCCTGATCGGCAATCCGGTTAAAACGAAGCCCCTGAATCTCACGATTCAGGGGCTTTTTTCCTCCCGTAGGAGCGAGGGTGATTCATTCGGTTTTCCGAACGCGACTTGCCGGTCGATTCGGTTAACCGGATTGTCCAGTGCAAAAAAATCACGCCATGAATATTTAATATCCTTATAAATCAATAACTTGATCTGTATCGCCTGGCCTGGCACGACTCATGCTCTACACTCTTGAACGAATACCTGTTGCGCCAACACGTCAGGGTCATCAGGCATTCGCAGCACCGAAGGGCCGATGAACTGGCTCCATAAAAAAAACAATGTCGAGGAAAATTTGATGCGCATCGTTCCCCATCTCCTGGGCGCAGCCATTGCTGCCGCTCTGATTAGCACTCCAGTTTTCGCAGCCGAACTCACCGGCACACTGAAGAAGATCAAAGAGTCCGGCACCATCACCCTCGGGCATCGTGACGCTTCCATTCCGTTTTCCTACATCGCGGACGCTTCCGGCAAACCGGTTGGCTACTCCCACGATATCCAGCTGAAAATCGTTGAAGCCATCAAGAAAGACCTGGACATGCCCAACCTCCAGGTCAAATACAACCTGGTAACCTCGCAAACCCGTATCCCGCTGGTGCAGAACGGCACCGTGGACGTCGAATGCGGCTCCACCACCAACAACGTCGAACGTCAGCAGCAAGTTGACTTCTCCGTCGGCATCTTCGAAATCGGCACCAAGCTGCTGGCCAAGAAAGATTCCCCTTACAAAGACTTCGCCGACCTTAAAGGCAAGAACGTCGTGACCACCGCCGGCACCACGTCCGAGCGCATCCTCAAGTCGATGAACGCCGATAAGCAAATGGGCATGAACGTGATCTCCGCCAAAGACCATGGCGAGTCCTTCCAGATGCTGGAAACCGGCCGTGCCGTGGCTTTCATGATGGACGACGCCTTGCTGGCCGGTGAAATGGCCAAGGCCAAGAAGCCGACTGACTGGGCCGTAACCGGGACTGCGCAGTCCAATGAAATTTACGGTTGCATGGTTCGCAAAGGCGACGCACCGTTCAAGAAAGCTGTCGACGACGCCATCATCGCGACCTACAAGTCCGGCGAGATCAACAAGATCTACGAAAAATGGTTCATGCAGCCAATTCCGCCAAAAGGCCTGAACCTGATGTTCCCGATGAGCGAAGAGCTCAAGGCCCTGATCGCCAATCCGACCGACAAAGCGGCTGACGAAAAGAAATCCTGATTTCTGACTAACCTTATCCCCTGAGAGGGCCTGCGCCCTTTCAGGGATTTGTCACTCCCTGCTGGCATTTCTGGAAACACTCGAACCGGTGGCTATCGAGCCGCTCGTGTGTGCCTGAACTTCAAGGTTCGGGCGGGAACGGAGCTTCCCCAGGCGGGCATTTGCACATCGAACGAATCCGAGGGGAGACCCTAATGAATTACAACTGGGACTGGGGCGTGTTCTTCAAGTCCACCGGCGTGGGCAGCGAGATTTATTTCGACTGGTACCTCTCCGGTTTGGGCTGGACCATTGCCATCGCCGTCGCCGCCTGGATCATCGCGCTGCTGCTGGGCTCGATTCTGGGCGTCATGCGTACGGTGCCGAATCGCATCGTATCGGGCATCGCGACCTGCTACGTCGAACTCTTCCGTAACGTGCCGCTGCTGGTTCAGCTGTTCATCTGGTACTTCCTGGTGCCCGACCTGCTGCCTGCGGACATCCAGGAGTGGTACAAGCAGGATCTCAACCCGACCACCTCGGCCTTCCTCAGCGTCGTCGTGTGCCTGGGTCTGTTCACCACCGCTCGGGTTTGCGAACAAGTTCGCACCGGTATTCAGGCGCTGCCTCGCGGTCAGGAATCCGCTGCCCGCGCCATGGGTTTCAAGCTGCCGCAGATCTACTGGAACGTGCTGCTGCCCCAAGCTTACCGCATCATCATTCCGCCGCTTACCTCGGAATTCCTGAACGTGTTCAAGAACTCCTCCGTAGCGTCGCTGATCGGCCTGATGGAGTTGCTCGCGCAAACCAAACAGACCGCCGAGTTCTCCGCCAACCTGTTCGAAGCCTTCACCTTGGCAACGCTGATCTACTTCACGCTGAACATGGGCCTGATGTTGCTGATGCGCGGTGTCGAGAAGAAAGTTGCCGTACCAGGCCTGATCTCCGTAGGGGGTAAATGATGGAATTCGACTTCTCGGGCATCATCCCTTCCCTGCCGGGCTTGTGGAACGGCATGGTCATGACCCTGCAACTGATGGCGCTGGGCGTGATCGGCGGGATCATCCTCGGTACCATCCTGGCGCTGTGCCGTCTGTCCCACAGCAAACTGCTGTCGAACCTGGCCGGCGCGTACGTTAACTACTTCCGCTCGATCCCGCTGCTGCTGGTCATCACCTGGTTCTACCTGGCGGTGCCGTTCGTACTGCGCTGGATCACCGGCGAAGACACCCCGATCGGCGCGTTCGCCTCGTGCATCGTGGCCTTCATGATGTTCGAAGCGGCGTACTTCTGCGAAATCGTCCGGGCCGGCGTGCAGTCGATTCCCAAGGGCCAGATGGCGGCTGCCCAGGCCATGGGCATGACTTACGGCCAGATGATGCGTTTGATCATCCTGCCGCAAGCGTTCCGCAAGATGACCCCGCTGCTGCTGCAACAGAGCATTATCCTGTTTCAGGACACCTCGCTGGTTTACGCGGTGGGTCTGGTGGACTTCCTCAATGCCTCGCGCGCCAGTGGCGACATCATCGGCCGCTCCAATGAGTTTTTGATCTTCGCCGGTTTCACATACTTCATCATCAGCTTTGCCGCCTCGCAGCTGGTCAAGCGTCTGCAAAAAAGGTTTGCCGTATGATCTCTATCAAGAATGTCAACAAGTGGTATGGCGACTTCCAGGTACTGACTGACTGCAGCACCGAGGTCAAAAAAGGCGAAGTGATCGTGGTGTGCGGGCCATCCGGTTCCGGCAAATCCACCCTGATCAAATGCGTCAACGCGCTGGAACCGTTCCAGAAAGGCGACGTGATCGTCGATGGCACGTCCATCGCCGACCCGAAAACCAACCTGCCGAAACTGCGTTCGCGCGTCGGCATGGTGTTCCAGCATTTCGAACTGTTCCCGCACCTGAGCATCATGGATAACCTGACCATCGCGCAAATCAAGGTGCTGGGCCGCAGCAAGGAAGAAGCCAGCAAAAAAGCCCTGCAACTGCTTGAGCGCGTAGGCCTCTCCGCCCACGCCAAAAAGCACCCGGGCCAGCTTTCTGGTGGTCAGCAACAGCGTGTGGCGATTGCCCGTGCGCTGGCGATGGACCCGATCGTCATGCTGTTCGACGAACCGACCTCGGCACTGGACCCGGAAATGGTCAACGAAGTACTCGACGTGATGGTGCAACTGGCCCACGAAGGCATGACCATGATGTGCGTAACCCACGAAATGGGCTTCGCCCGTAAAGTGGCGGACCGGGTGATTTTCATGGACCAGGGCAAGATCATCGAAGACTGCAAGAAAGAAGAGTTCTTCGGCGACATCAACGCCCGTGCCGAGCGTACGCAGCACTTCCTCGCGAAAATTTTGCAGCACTAAGCAATACACCGCTCCCCAATGTGGGAGCGGGCTTGTGTGGCGAGGGGGCTTGCCCCCGTTCGGCTGCGAAGCAGTCGTAAACCCGTTGCATGCGGTTTGACTTCTAAATGCCGGGGCCGCTTCGCGACCCAACGGGGGCAAGCCCCCTCGCCACAGGCCGCTCCCACAGGGGGCCCGTGGGTATATGGATATTTGTGTTGTGGTTGACCCAAGGCATCTGTGATGAAATGCGACTCCACCCTCTATCGCGCCACGCCGCCATCACTCGCCGTGAAACCCCGTTTGATTCGCCATCTGTTCCTGCCGCCGCTGGTCATCGCATTGATGGTCGGATTGGGTTACATCGGCTTCTGGGTCAGTGAACACTACGGAATTCGCGGCCTCAGCGAGAACGGCCAGCGTCAGCTGGAACTGCACGCCCGCGCCGTCGAGAGCGAAATCAGCAAATACACCTACCTGCCCAGCCTGCTGGAACTCGAATCCAGTGTTTCAAAGCTGTTGAGCGACACATCGCCGGAACACCGGCAGACGGTCAACGAATACCTCGAAGGCCTGAACCGGCGCAGCCGCAGTCGGGCTATCTATGTGATGGATACCACCGGTCGGGTGGTGGCGACCAGTAACTGGCGGGATGTCGACAGTTACCTCGGTGAAGACCTGTCCTTCCGCGCTTATTTCCAGAATGCCGTGCGCGGTCAGCCGGGGCGTTTCTACGGCATCGGCAGCACCAGTGGCGAACCCGGCTATTACCTGGCTCATGGCTTGGAAGAGCACGGCAAGATCATCGGCGTCGCCGTGGTCAAGGTCCGCCTCGAAGCCATGGAAGAACGCTGGCAGCGTGCGCGCCTGGAAGCCTTCGTCAGCGACGAGAATGGCATCATCATCCTCTCCAGCGATCCGGCGCGGCGGCTTAAATCGGTTGTGCCATTGAGCGAAGAAACCAAGGAAAAACTGGCTCGTAGTCTGCAGTACTACTGGTTTCCACTGAACGAACTGCAACCGCTGGCACGTGAACGACTGGCTGAAGGCGAGGAAAAACTGACCTTCCCCGCCAACAGCGAATTGATGTCCGATGAAGAGAACATCAGCTACCTCTCGCAAACCCGTCCTCTAAGCGATACACCCTGGAATTTCACCCTGCTCACGCCTTTGCAAGACTTGCGGCGTGAAGCGATCAATCAGGGGATTCTGGTGGCGGTGGCGTTTGCCCTGGTGGCGTTTCTGCTGATTGCCTGGAACGAACGGCGCAAGGTCATTGCCACCCGCCTCGCGGCGCGGGAAGCCTTGCAGGAAGCCAACAATCAACTGGAGCGTCGGATTACCGAACGCACCACCGATCTGCGCGCCAGCAACGAACAGCTCAAGGGCCAGATCCGCGAACGGCGGCAGGCCGAAGAGACATTGCGCCGCGCCCAGGATGAACTGGTCCAGGCCGGTAAACTGGCCGCCATCGGCCAGATGTCCACCAGCATCGCCCATGAATTGAACCAGCCGCTGGCCGCCTTGCGGACCTTGTCCGGTAATACCGTGCGCTTTCTGGAACGCGGTCAGCTGGACGTGGCCAGCACCAACCTCAAGACCATCAATGAACTGATCGACCGCATGGGCCGGATCACCGCCAGCCTGCGTTCCTTTGCCCGGCGTGGCGATGACAAGGGCCAGGCCAGCTTTGGTAAAGCCGTGGATGCCGCCCTGCAATTGCTCGGTAGCCGGATGGAAAGCGCACATCTGCACTTACATCGCGACCTCGAAGACGTGCAGGTGCAGATCGACCAGACCCGGCTGGAGCAGATTCTGGTCAACCTGATCGGCAATGCGCTCGACGCCATGCAGTCGCAGCCCCAACCGGCGTTGTGGCTCGAAGGCGAGGAGTTCGACGGTAAATATCGCCTGCGGGTGCGCGACAACGGCCACGGCATCGATGCCGAAGCGCGCAAGCATCTGTTCGAGCCGTTCTTCACCACCAAACCCGGCGAACAAGGCCTGGGCCTCGGCCTGACTTTATCGGCGAGCCTGGCCGCCGCCACCGGCGGGCATCTGGGTGTCGAGCACCCGGCCAGCGGTGGCACCACCTTCGTCCTCAGTTTACCGTTGGTAAGCCCCACTCCCGCCGAGCCAATATGAACAACGACCTAAGTGTACTGATTGTCGAAGACGACCCCCATGTATTGCTCGGTTGCCAACAGGCGCTGACCCTGGAAGACATTCCCTGCGTGGGCGTCGGCAGCGCCGAAGAAGCGCTGGAGCGGGTCGGCGATAACTTCGCCGGCATCGTCATCAGCGACATCCGCCTGCCGGGCATCGATGGCCTGGAACTGCTGACCCGGCTCAAGGCCCGCGATCGCAGCCTGCCAGTGGTGCTGATTACCGGCCACGGCGACATCTCCATGGCCGTCGGTGCGATGCAGAAAGGCGCCTACGATTTCATGGAAAAACCCTTCTCCCCAGAACGTCTGGTGGACGTCGCCCGCCGCGCGCTAGAGCAACGTAGCCTGGCACGGGAGGTTT
The window above is part of the Pseudomonas sp. B21-048 genome. Proteins encoded here:
- a CDS encoding MIP/aquaporin family protein, translating into MTTALQQPSLSSQCMAEFMGTALLIFFGTGCVAALKVAGASFGLWEISIIWGIGVSMAIYLTAGVSGAHLNPAVSIALSIFADFEKRKLPFYIFSQVAGAFCGALLVYTLYSNLFFDFEQAQQMVRGTQASLELASVFSTFPNPALSTAQAFLVEVIITALLMGVIMSLTDDNNGLPKGPLAPLLIGLLIAVIGSSMGPLTGFAMNPARDFGPKLMTFFAGWGEISFTGGRDIPYFLIPIFAPIVGACLGAAAYRGLIARHLPGAIPATKDAAPAIDGKPRTS
- the glpK gene encoding glycerol kinase GlpK; this encodes MTDTQNKNYIIALDQGTTSSRAIIFDRDANVVCTAQREFAQHYPQAGWVEHDPMEIFATQSAVMVEALAQAGLHHDQVAAIGITNQRETTVVWDKITGRPIYNAIVWQCRRSTEICQQLKRDGHEQYISDTTGLVTDPYFSGTKLKWILDNVEGSRERARKGELLFGTVDSWLIWKFTGGKVHVTDYTNASRTLLFNIHTLEWDAKMLQVLDIPREMLPQVKSSSEIYGHTKSGIAIGGIAGDQQAALFGQMCVEPGQAKNTYGTGCFLLMNTGDKAVKSRHGLLTTIACGPRGEVAYALEGAVFNGGSTVQWLRDELKIINDAHDTEYFANKVKDSNGVYLVPAFTGLGAPYWDPYARGALFGLTRGVRVDHIIRAALESIAYQTRDVLDAMQQDCGERLKALRVDGGAVANNFLMQFQADILGTQVERPQMRETTALGAAYLAGLACGFWGSLEELRDKAVIEREFEPTLDETAKEKLYAGWKKAVSRTRDWEPHEGAE
- a CDS encoding DeoR/GlpR family transcriptional regulator, which encodes MNLPPRQQQILELVRERGYVSIEEMAQLFVVTPQTIRRDINQLAEVNLLRRYHGGAAYDSSVENTAYAMRADQMRDEKQRIGEAIAAQIPDHASLFINIGTTTESIARALLNHNHLKIITNNLHVASMLSAKDDFDVLLTGGNVRRDGGLVGQASVDFINQFKVDFALVGISGIDEDGSLLDFDYQEVRVSQAIIANARQVILAADSSKFGRNAMIRLGPISLIDCLVTDQQPSPALTQLLSQHKIRLEVV
- the glpD gene encoding glycerol-3-phosphate dehydrogenase; protein product: MPTSTLPTPPLAEVYDIAVIGGGINGVGIAADAAGRGLSVFLCEKDDLASHTSSASSKLIHGGLRYLEHYEFRLVREALAEREVLLAKAPHIVKQMRFVLPHRPHLRPAWMIRAGLFLYDHLGKREKLKGSKSLKFGPDSVLKSEITQGFEYSDCWVDDARLVVLNAMAAREKSAHVHTQTRCVGARRTKGLWHLHLERADGSLFSIRTKALVNAAGPWVAKFIRDDLKMESPYGIRLIQGSHLIVPKLYEGEHAHILQNEDQRIVFTIPYLNHFTLIGTTDREYTGDPAKVAITEGETNYLLKVVNAHFKKQLSRDDILHSYSGVRPLCNDESDNPSAVTRDYTLALSGSAEEAPLLSVFGGKLTTYRKLAESALAQLAPYFTHIQPSWTASATLPGGEDMTTPQALSSRIRDQFDWLPTEIARRWATSYGSRTWRMLERVEKLSDLGEHLGGGLYTREVDYLCSEEWATTAEDILWRRTKLGLFTTSAEQQKLKEYLNKVEQNRRKIEAA
- a CDS encoding glutamate/aspartate ABC transporter substrate-binding protein, whose translation is MRIVPHLLGAAIAAALISTPVFAAELTGTLKKIKESGTITLGHRDASIPFSYIADASGKPVGYSHDIQLKIVEAIKKDLDMPNLQVKYNLVTSQTRIPLVQNGTVDVECGSTTNNVERQQQVDFSVGIFEIGTKLLAKKDSPYKDFADLKGKNVVTTAGTTSERILKSMNADKQMGMNVISAKDHGESFQMLETGRAVAFMMDDALLAGEMAKAKKPTDWAVTGTAQSNEIYGCMVRKGDAPFKKAVDDAIIATYKSGEINKIYEKWFMQPIPPKGLNLMFPMSEELKALIANPTDKAADEKKS
- a CDS encoding amino acid ABC transporter permease is translated as MNYNWDWGVFFKSTGVGSEIYFDWYLSGLGWTIAIAVAAWIIALLLGSILGVMRTVPNRIVSGIATCYVELFRNVPLLVQLFIWYFLVPDLLPADIQEWYKQDLNPTTSAFLSVVVCLGLFTTARVCEQVRTGIQALPRGQESAARAMGFKLPQIYWNVLLPQAYRIIIPPLTSEFLNVFKNSSVASLIGLMELLAQTKQTAEFSANLFEAFTLATLIYFTLNMGLMLLMRGVEKKVAVPGLISVGGK
- a CDS encoding amino acid ABC transporter permease produces the protein MEFDFSGIIPSLPGLWNGMVMTLQLMALGVIGGIILGTILALCRLSHSKLLSNLAGAYVNYFRSIPLLLVITWFYLAVPFVLRWITGEDTPIGAFASCIVAFMMFEAAYFCEIVRAGVQSIPKGQMAAAQAMGMTYGQMMRLIILPQAFRKMTPLLLQQSIILFQDTSLVYAVGLVDFLNASRASGDIIGRSNEFLIFAGFTYFIISFAASQLVKRLQKRFAV
- a CDS encoding amino acid ABC transporter ATP-binding protein, with protein sequence MISIKNVNKWYGDFQVLTDCSTEVKKGEVIVVCGPSGSGKSTLIKCVNALEPFQKGDVIVDGTSIADPKTNLPKLRSRVGMVFQHFELFPHLSIMDNLTIAQIKVLGRSKEEASKKALQLLERVGLSAHAKKHPGQLSGGQQQRVAIARALAMDPIVMLFDEPTSALDPEMVNEVLDVMVQLAHEGMTMMCVTHEMGFARKVADRVIFMDQGKIIEDCKKEEFFGDINARAERTQHFLAKILQH
- a CDS encoding sensor histidine kinase, which codes for MKCDSTLYRATPPSLAVKPRLIRHLFLPPLVIALMVGLGYIGFWVSEHYGIRGLSENGQRQLELHARAVESEISKYTYLPSLLELESSVSKLLSDTSPEHRQTVNEYLEGLNRRSRSRAIYVMDTTGRVVATSNWRDVDSYLGEDLSFRAYFQNAVRGQPGRFYGIGSTSGEPGYYLAHGLEEHGKIIGVAVVKVRLEAMEERWQRARLEAFVSDENGIIILSSDPARRLKSVVPLSEETKEKLARSLQYYWFPLNELQPLARERLAEGEEKLTFPANSELMSDEENISYLSQTRPLSDTPWNFTLLTPLQDLRREAINQGILVAVAFALVAFLLIAWNERRKVIATRLAAREALQEANNQLERRITERTTDLRASNEQLKGQIRERRQAEETLRRAQDELVQAGKLAAIGQMSTSIAHELNQPLAALRTLSGNTVRFLERGQLDVASTNLKTINELIDRMGRITASLRSFARRGDDKGQASFGKAVDAALQLLGSRMESAHLHLHRDLEDVQVQIDQTRLEQILVNLIGNALDAMQSQPQPALWLEGEEFDGKYRLRVRDNGHGIDAEARKHLFEPFFTTKPGEQGLGLGLTLSASLAAATGGHLGVEHPASGGTTFVLSLPLVSPTPAEPI